The proteins below are encoded in one region of Tachypleus tridentatus isolate NWPU-2018 chromosome 4, ASM421037v1, whole genome shotgun sequence:
- the LOC143249823 gene encoding inositol hexakisphosphate and diphosphoinositol-pentakisphosphate kinase-like isoform X4, translated as MYPGGQGEYAGTQGLGLLRLHSTYRHDLKIYASDEGRVQMTAAAFAKGLLALEGELTPILVQMVKSANTNGLLDNDCDSSKYQIINRSCFSFRPTHTIRNGISLIQVKQRLHEALQVDDEFTEEDYERLNPTHARSIQNAMQFIKNPVQACQHVHDLIQKFNVLIKQKREDPCQPEPPLYHGETWDLMQRRWAKLEKDFKLKNGKFDISKVPDIYDCIKYDLQHNQYTLQFPHAEELYIYAKALADIVIPLEYGITKKEKLTVGLGICTPLLKKIRADLHRNIDPSGDETESVNRLNPQYSHGVSSPGRHVRTRLYFTSESHIHSLLTVLRYGGLLDDEKDEQWHRAMEYVSAVSELNYITQVVIMLYEDPTKDPSSEERFHVELHFSPGVVCCVQKNLPPGPGFRPQSRNGPVSVL; from the exons GTGAATATGCTGGGACTCAAGGCTTAGGTCTGCTGAGACTACACAGCACCTACAGACATGACTTGAAAATCTATGCTTCTGATGAGGGTCGAGTACAAATGACAGCAGCTGCTTTTGCAAAA GGATTACTTGCATTGGAAGGGGAACTTACACCTATCTTGGTGCAGATGGTGAAGAGTGCAAATACTAATGGGCTTCTTGACAATGATTGTGACTCCAGCAAATACCAGAtcat TAATAGATCATGTTTCAGTTTTAGGCCAACACACACCATAAGAAATGGAATCTCATTGATACA GGTGAAACAAAGGTTACATGAAGCATTGCAAGTGGATGATGAATTTACTGAAGAAGACTATGAACGG CTGAACCCAACTCATGCAAGGTCCATTCAGAATGCCATGCAGTTTATCAAGAATCCTGTGCAAGCTTGTCAGCATGTTCATGACTTGATCCAGAAATTTAATGTTCTGATAAAACAGAAGAGAGAAGATCCTTGTCAGCCTG AACCTCCTCTTTATCATGGTGAAACATGGGATTTAATGCAGCGTAGATGGGCTAAATTGGAGAAAGACTTTAAACTAAAGAATGGAAAGTTTGACATCAGTAAGGTGCCAGACATCTATGACTGTATAAAGTATGATTTACAGCACAATCAGTACACACTACAGTTCCCTCATGCTGAAGAGCTCTACATCTATGCCAAGGCCTTAGCAGATATTGTTATTCCTCTG GAGTACGgtataacaaaaaaagaaaaacttacagTGGGATTAGGAATCTGTACTCCTTTGCTGAAGAAGATCCGTGCAGACTTGCATCGGAATATTGACCCTTCGGGTGATGAGACGGAGAGTGTGAATCGACTAAATCCACA GTATTCTCATGGTGTATCATCACCAGGGCGGCATGTGAGAACACGTCTCTATTTCACGAGTGAAAGTCATATTCATTCGTTACTGACTGTGCTGCGTTATGGGGGACTGTTGGAT GATGAAAAGGATGAACAATGGCATAGGGCAATGGAATATGTGAGTGCTGTTTCAGAACTGAACTACATAACACAAGTGGTAATAATGCTTTATGAAGACCCTACAAAG GATCCCTCTTCAGAAGAAAGATTTCATGTGGAGCTACATTTCAGTCCAGGTGTAGTATGCTGCGTACAGAAAAACCTTCCACCTGGACCAGGCTTTCGTCCCCAGTCGCGGAATGGTcctgttagtgttttatga
- the LOC143249823 gene encoding inositol hexakisphosphate and diphosphoinositol-pentakisphosphate kinase-like isoform X7 has translation MGWSIPLFIGKRITKGEYAGTQGLGLLRLHSTYRHDLKIYASDEGRVQMTAAAFAKGLLALEGELTPILVQMVKSANTNGLLDNDCDSSKYQIINRSCFSFRPTHTIRNGISLIQVKQRLHEALQVDDEFTEEDYERLNPTHARSIQNAMQFIKNPVQACQHVHDLIQKFNVLIKQKREDPCQPEPPLYHGETWDLMQRRWAKLEKDFKLKNGKFDISKVPDIYDCIKYDLQHNQYTLQFPHAEELYIYAKALADIVIPLEYGITKKEKLTVGLGICTPLLKKIRADLHRNIDPSGDETESVNRLNPQYSHGVSSPGRHVRTRLYFTSESHIHSLLTVLRYGGLLDDEKDEQWHRAMEYVSAVSELNYITQVVIMLYEDPTKDPSSEERFHVELHFSPGVVCCVQKNLPPGPGFRPQSRNGPVSVL, from the exons ATgggatggtcaataccactatttattggtaaaagaataaccaaaG GTGAATATGCTGGGACTCAAGGCTTAGGTCTGCTGAGACTACACAGCACCTACAGACATGACTTGAAAATCTATGCTTCTGATGAGGGTCGAGTACAAATGACAGCAGCTGCTTTTGCAAAA GGATTACTTGCATTGGAAGGGGAACTTACACCTATCTTGGTGCAGATGGTGAAGAGTGCAAATACTAATGGGCTTCTTGACAATGATTGTGACTCCAGCAAATACCAGAtcat TAATAGATCATGTTTCAGTTTTAGGCCAACACACACCATAAGAAATGGAATCTCATTGATACA GGTGAAACAAAGGTTACATGAAGCATTGCAAGTGGATGATGAATTTACTGAAGAAGACTATGAACGG CTGAACCCAACTCATGCAAGGTCCATTCAGAATGCCATGCAGTTTATCAAGAATCCTGTGCAAGCTTGTCAGCATGTTCATGACTTGATCCAGAAATTTAATGTTCTGATAAAACAGAAGAGAGAAGATCCTTGTCAGCCTG AACCTCCTCTTTATCATGGTGAAACATGGGATTTAATGCAGCGTAGATGGGCTAAATTGGAGAAAGACTTTAAACTAAAGAATGGAAAGTTTGACATCAGTAAGGTGCCAGACATCTATGACTGTATAAAGTATGATTTACAGCACAATCAGTACACACTACAGTTCCCTCATGCTGAAGAGCTCTACATCTATGCCAAGGCCTTAGCAGATATTGTTATTCCTCTG GAGTACGgtataacaaaaaaagaaaaacttacagTGGGATTAGGAATCTGTACTCCTTTGCTGAAGAAGATCCGTGCAGACTTGCATCGGAATATTGACCCTTCGGGTGATGAGACGGAGAGTGTGAATCGACTAAATCCACA GTATTCTCATGGTGTATCATCACCAGGGCGGCATGTGAGAACACGTCTCTATTTCACGAGTGAAAGTCATATTCATTCGTTACTGACTGTGCTGCGTTATGGGGGACTGTTGGAT GATGAAAAGGATGAACAATGGCATAGGGCAATGGAATATGTGAGTGCTGTTTCAGAACTGAACTACATAACACAAGTGGTAATAATGCTTTATGAAGACCCTACAAAG GATCCCTCTTCAGAAGAAAGATTTCATGTGGAGCTACATTTCAGTCCAGGTGTAGTATGCTGCGTACAGAAAAACCTTCCACCTGGACCAGGCTTTCGTCCCCAGTCGCGGAATGGTcctgttagtgttttatga
- the LOC143249823 gene encoding inositol hexakisphosphate and diphosphoinositol-pentakisphosphate kinase-like isoform X2 has protein sequence MLPKHCQIHHDYETETGEYAGTQGLGLLRLHSTYRHDLKIYASDEGRVQMTAAAFAKGLLALEGELTPILVQMVKSANTNGLLDNDCDSSKYQIISCFSFRPTHTIRNGISLIQVKQRLHEALQVDDEFTEEDYERLNPTHARSIQNAMQFIKNPVQACQHVHDLIQKFNVLIKQKREDPCQPEPPLYHGETWDLMQRRWAKLEKDFKLKNGKFDISKVPDIYDCIKYDLQHNQYTLQFPHAEELYIYAKALADIVIPLEYGITKKEKLTVGLGICTPLLKKIRADLHRNIDPSGDETESVNRLNPQYSHGVSSPGRHVRTRLYFTSESHIHSLLTVLRYGGLLDDEKDEQWHRAMEYVSAVSELNYITQVVIMLYEDPTKDPSSEERFHVELHFSPGVVCCVQKNLPPGPGFRPQSRNGPVSVL, from the exons GTGAATATGCTGGGACTCAAGGCTTAGGTCTGCTGAGACTACACAGCACCTACAGACATGACTTGAAAATCTATGCTTCTGATGAGGGTCGAGTACAAATGACAGCAGCTGCTTTTGCAAAA GGATTACTTGCATTGGAAGGGGAACTTACACCTATCTTGGTGCAGATGGTGAAGAGTGCAAATACTAATGGGCTTCTTGACAATGATTGTGACTCCAGCAAATACCAGAtcat ATCATGTTTCAGTTTTAGGCCAACACACACCATAAGAAATGGAATCTCATTGATACA GGTGAAACAAAGGTTACATGAAGCATTGCAAGTGGATGATGAATTTACTGAAGAAGACTATGAACGG CTGAACCCAACTCATGCAAGGTCCATTCAGAATGCCATGCAGTTTATCAAGAATCCTGTGCAAGCTTGTCAGCATGTTCATGACTTGATCCAGAAATTTAATGTTCTGATAAAACAGAAGAGAGAAGATCCTTGTCAGCCTG AACCTCCTCTTTATCATGGTGAAACATGGGATTTAATGCAGCGTAGATGGGCTAAATTGGAGAAAGACTTTAAACTAAAGAATGGAAAGTTTGACATCAGTAAGGTGCCAGACATCTATGACTGTATAAAGTATGATTTACAGCACAATCAGTACACACTACAGTTCCCTCATGCTGAAGAGCTCTACATCTATGCCAAGGCCTTAGCAGATATTGTTATTCCTCTG GAGTACGgtataacaaaaaaagaaaaacttacagTGGGATTAGGAATCTGTACTCCTTTGCTGAAGAAGATCCGTGCAGACTTGCATCGGAATATTGACCCTTCGGGTGATGAGACGGAGAGTGTGAATCGACTAAATCCACA GTATTCTCATGGTGTATCATCACCAGGGCGGCATGTGAGAACACGTCTCTATTTCACGAGTGAAAGTCATATTCATTCGTTACTGACTGTGCTGCGTTATGGGGGACTGTTGGAT GATGAAAAGGATGAACAATGGCATAGGGCAATGGAATATGTGAGTGCTGTTTCAGAACTGAACTACATAACACAAGTGGTAATAATGCTTTATGAAGACCCTACAAAG GATCCCTCTTCAGAAGAAAGATTTCATGTGGAGCTACATTTCAGTCCAGGTGTAGTATGCTGCGTACAGAAAAACCTTCCACCTGGACCAGGCTTTCGTCCCCAGTCGCGGAATGGTcctgttagtgttttatga
- the LOC143249823 gene encoding inositol hexakisphosphate and diphosphoinositol-pentakisphosphate kinase-like isoform X3 gives MLPKHCQIHHDYETETGEYAGTQGLGLLRLHSTYRHDLKIYASDEGRVQMTAAAFAKGLLALEGELTPILVQMVKSANTNGLLDNDCDSSKYQIIFRPTHTIRNGISLIQVKQRLHEALQVDDEFTEEDYERLNPTHARSIQNAMQFIKNPVQACQHVHDLIQKFNVLIKQKREDPCQPEPPLYHGETWDLMQRRWAKLEKDFKLKNGKFDISKVPDIYDCIKYDLQHNQYTLQFPHAEELYIYAKALADIVIPLEYGITKKEKLTVGLGICTPLLKKIRADLHRNIDPSGDETESVNRLNPQYSHGVSSPGRHVRTRLYFTSESHIHSLLTVLRYGGLLDDEKDEQWHRAMEYVSAVSELNYITQVVIMLYEDPTKDPSSEERFHVELHFSPGVVCCVQKNLPPGPGFRPQSRNGPVSVL, from the exons GTGAATATGCTGGGACTCAAGGCTTAGGTCTGCTGAGACTACACAGCACCTACAGACATGACTTGAAAATCTATGCTTCTGATGAGGGTCGAGTACAAATGACAGCAGCTGCTTTTGCAAAA GGATTACTTGCATTGGAAGGGGAACTTACACCTATCTTGGTGCAGATGGTGAAGAGTGCAAATACTAATGGGCTTCTTGACAATGATTGTGACTCCAGCAAATACCAGAtcat TTTTAGGCCAACACACACCATAAGAAATGGAATCTCATTGATACA GGTGAAACAAAGGTTACATGAAGCATTGCAAGTGGATGATGAATTTACTGAAGAAGACTATGAACGG CTGAACCCAACTCATGCAAGGTCCATTCAGAATGCCATGCAGTTTATCAAGAATCCTGTGCAAGCTTGTCAGCATGTTCATGACTTGATCCAGAAATTTAATGTTCTGATAAAACAGAAGAGAGAAGATCCTTGTCAGCCTG AACCTCCTCTTTATCATGGTGAAACATGGGATTTAATGCAGCGTAGATGGGCTAAATTGGAGAAAGACTTTAAACTAAAGAATGGAAAGTTTGACATCAGTAAGGTGCCAGACATCTATGACTGTATAAAGTATGATTTACAGCACAATCAGTACACACTACAGTTCCCTCATGCTGAAGAGCTCTACATCTATGCCAAGGCCTTAGCAGATATTGTTATTCCTCTG GAGTACGgtataacaaaaaaagaaaaacttacagTGGGATTAGGAATCTGTACTCCTTTGCTGAAGAAGATCCGTGCAGACTTGCATCGGAATATTGACCCTTCGGGTGATGAGACGGAGAGTGTGAATCGACTAAATCCACA GTATTCTCATGGTGTATCATCACCAGGGCGGCATGTGAGAACACGTCTCTATTTCACGAGTGAAAGTCATATTCATTCGTTACTGACTGTGCTGCGTTATGGGGGACTGTTGGAT GATGAAAAGGATGAACAATGGCATAGGGCAATGGAATATGTGAGTGCTGTTTCAGAACTGAACTACATAACACAAGTGGTAATAATGCTTTATGAAGACCCTACAAAG GATCCCTCTTCAGAAGAAAGATTTCATGTGGAGCTACATTTCAGTCCAGGTGTAGTATGCTGCGTACAGAAAAACCTTCCACCTGGACCAGGCTTTCGTCCCCAGTCGCGGAATGGTcctgttagtgttttatga
- the LOC143249823 gene encoding inositol hexakisphosphate and diphosphoinositol-pentakisphosphate kinase-like isoform X5, which yields MLPKHCQIHHDYETETGEYAGTQGLGLLRLHSTYRHDLKIYASDEGRVQMTAAAFAKGLLALEGELTPILVQMVKSANTNGLLDNDCDSSKYQIMVKQRLHEALQVDDEFTEEDYERLNPTHARSIQNAMQFIKNPVQACQHVHDLIQKFNVLIKQKREDPCQPEPPLYHGETWDLMQRRWAKLEKDFKLKNGKFDISKVPDIYDCIKYDLQHNQYTLQFPHAEELYIYAKALADIVIPLEYGITKKEKLTVGLGICTPLLKKIRADLHRNIDPSGDETESVNRLNPQYSHGVSSPGRHVRTRLYFTSESHIHSLLTVLRYGGLLDDEKDEQWHRAMEYVSAVSELNYITQVVIMLYEDPTKDPSSEERFHVELHFSPGVVCCVQKNLPPGPGFRPQSRNGPVSVL from the exons GTGAATATGCTGGGACTCAAGGCTTAGGTCTGCTGAGACTACACAGCACCTACAGACATGACTTGAAAATCTATGCTTCTGATGAGGGTCGAGTACAAATGACAGCAGCTGCTTTTGCAAAA GGATTACTTGCATTGGAAGGGGAACTTACACCTATCTTGGTGCAGATGGTGAAGAGTGCAAATACTAATGGGCTTCTTGACAATGATTGTGACTCCAGCAAATACCAGAtcat GGTGAAACAAAGGTTACATGAAGCATTGCAAGTGGATGATGAATTTACTGAAGAAGACTATGAACGG CTGAACCCAACTCATGCAAGGTCCATTCAGAATGCCATGCAGTTTATCAAGAATCCTGTGCAAGCTTGTCAGCATGTTCATGACTTGATCCAGAAATTTAATGTTCTGATAAAACAGAAGAGAGAAGATCCTTGTCAGCCTG AACCTCCTCTTTATCATGGTGAAACATGGGATTTAATGCAGCGTAGATGGGCTAAATTGGAGAAAGACTTTAAACTAAAGAATGGAAAGTTTGACATCAGTAAGGTGCCAGACATCTATGACTGTATAAAGTATGATTTACAGCACAATCAGTACACACTACAGTTCCCTCATGCTGAAGAGCTCTACATCTATGCCAAGGCCTTAGCAGATATTGTTATTCCTCTG GAGTACGgtataacaaaaaaagaaaaacttacagTGGGATTAGGAATCTGTACTCCTTTGCTGAAGAAGATCCGTGCAGACTTGCATCGGAATATTGACCCTTCGGGTGATGAGACGGAGAGTGTGAATCGACTAAATCCACA GTATTCTCATGGTGTATCATCACCAGGGCGGCATGTGAGAACACGTCTCTATTTCACGAGTGAAAGTCATATTCATTCGTTACTGACTGTGCTGCGTTATGGGGGACTGTTGGAT GATGAAAAGGATGAACAATGGCATAGGGCAATGGAATATGTGAGTGCTGTTTCAGAACTGAACTACATAACACAAGTGGTAATAATGCTTTATGAAGACCCTACAAAG GATCCCTCTTCAGAAGAAAGATTTCATGTGGAGCTACATTTCAGTCCAGGTGTAGTATGCTGCGTACAGAAAAACCTTCCACCTGGACCAGGCTTTCGTCCCCAGTCGCGGAATGGTcctgttagtgttttatga
- the LOC143249823 gene encoding inositol hexakisphosphate and diphosphoinositol-pentakisphosphate kinase-like isoform X1: MLPKHCQIHHDYETETGEYAGTQGLGLLRLHSTYRHDLKIYASDEGRVQMTAAAFAKGLLALEGELTPILVQMVKSANTNGLLDNDCDSSKYQIINRSCFSFRPTHTIRNGISLIQVKQRLHEALQVDDEFTEEDYERLNPTHARSIQNAMQFIKNPVQACQHVHDLIQKFNVLIKQKREDPCQPEPPLYHGETWDLMQRRWAKLEKDFKLKNGKFDISKVPDIYDCIKYDLQHNQYTLQFPHAEELYIYAKALADIVIPLEYGITKKEKLTVGLGICTPLLKKIRADLHRNIDPSGDETESVNRLNPQYSHGVSSPGRHVRTRLYFTSESHIHSLLTVLRYGGLLDDEKDEQWHRAMEYVSAVSELNYITQVVIMLYEDPTKDPSSEERFHVELHFSPGVVCCVQKNLPPGPGFRPQSRNGPVSVL, from the exons GTGAATATGCTGGGACTCAAGGCTTAGGTCTGCTGAGACTACACAGCACCTACAGACATGACTTGAAAATCTATGCTTCTGATGAGGGTCGAGTACAAATGACAGCAGCTGCTTTTGCAAAA GGATTACTTGCATTGGAAGGGGAACTTACACCTATCTTGGTGCAGATGGTGAAGAGTGCAAATACTAATGGGCTTCTTGACAATGATTGTGACTCCAGCAAATACCAGAtcat TAATAGATCATGTTTCAGTTTTAGGCCAACACACACCATAAGAAATGGAATCTCATTGATACA GGTGAAACAAAGGTTACATGAAGCATTGCAAGTGGATGATGAATTTACTGAAGAAGACTATGAACGG CTGAACCCAACTCATGCAAGGTCCATTCAGAATGCCATGCAGTTTATCAAGAATCCTGTGCAAGCTTGTCAGCATGTTCATGACTTGATCCAGAAATTTAATGTTCTGATAAAACAGAAGAGAGAAGATCCTTGTCAGCCTG AACCTCCTCTTTATCATGGTGAAACATGGGATTTAATGCAGCGTAGATGGGCTAAATTGGAGAAAGACTTTAAACTAAAGAATGGAAAGTTTGACATCAGTAAGGTGCCAGACATCTATGACTGTATAAAGTATGATTTACAGCACAATCAGTACACACTACAGTTCCCTCATGCTGAAGAGCTCTACATCTATGCCAAGGCCTTAGCAGATATTGTTATTCCTCTG GAGTACGgtataacaaaaaaagaaaaacttacagTGGGATTAGGAATCTGTACTCCTTTGCTGAAGAAGATCCGTGCAGACTTGCATCGGAATATTGACCCTTCGGGTGATGAGACGGAGAGTGTGAATCGACTAAATCCACA GTATTCTCATGGTGTATCATCACCAGGGCGGCATGTGAGAACACGTCTCTATTTCACGAGTGAAAGTCATATTCATTCGTTACTGACTGTGCTGCGTTATGGGGGACTGTTGGAT GATGAAAAGGATGAACAATGGCATAGGGCAATGGAATATGTGAGTGCTGTTTCAGAACTGAACTACATAACACAAGTGGTAATAATGCTTTATGAAGACCCTACAAAG GATCCCTCTTCAGAAGAAAGATTTCATGTGGAGCTACATTTCAGTCCAGGTGTAGTATGCTGCGTACAGAAAAACCTTCCACCTGGACCAGGCTTTCGTCCCCAGTCGCGGAATGGTcctgttagtgttttatga
- the LOC143249823 gene encoding inositol hexakisphosphate and diphosphoinositol-pentakisphosphate kinase-like isoform X6: protein MTAAAFAKGLLALEGELTPILVQMVKSANTNGLLDNDCDSSKYQIINRSCFSFRPTHTIRNGISLIQVKQRLHEALQVDDEFTEEDYERLNPTHARSIQNAMQFIKNPVQACQHVHDLIQKFNVLIKQKREDPCQPEPPLYHGETWDLMQRRWAKLEKDFKLKNGKFDISKVPDIYDCIKYDLQHNQYTLQFPHAEELYIYAKALADIVIPLEYGITKKEKLTVGLGICTPLLKKIRADLHRNIDPSGDETESVNRLNPQYSHGVSSPGRHVRTRLYFTSESHIHSLLTVLRYGGLLDDEKDEQWHRAMEYVSAVSELNYITQVVIMLYEDPTKDPSSEERFHVELHFSPGVVCCVQKNLPPGPGFRPQSRNGPVSVL, encoded by the exons ATGACAGCAGCTGCTTTTGCAAAA GGATTACTTGCATTGGAAGGGGAACTTACACCTATCTTGGTGCAGATGGTGAAGAGTGCAAATACTAATGGGCTTCTTGACAATGATTGTGACTCCAGCAAATACCAGAtcat TAATAGATCATGTTTCAGTTTTAGGCCAACACACACCATAAGAAATGGAATCTCATTGATACA GGTGAAACAAAGGTTACATGAAGCATTGCAAGTGGATGATGAATTTACTGAAGAAGACTATGAACGG CTGAACCCAACTCATGCAAGGTCCATTCAGAATGCCATGCAGTTTATCAAGAATCCTGTGCAAGCTTGTCAGCATGTTCATGACTTGATCCAGAAATTTAATGTTCTGATAAAACAGAAGAGAGAAGATCCTTGTCAGCCTG AACCTCCTCTTTATCATGGTGAAACATGGGATTTAATGCAGCGTAGATGGGCTAAATTGGAGAAAGACTTTAAACTAAAGAATGGAAAGTTTGACATCAGTAAGGTGCCAGACATCTATGACTGTATAAAGTATGATTTACAGCACAATCAGTACACACTACAGTTCCCTCATGCTGAAGAGCTCTACATCTATGCCAAGGCCTTAGCAGATATTGTTATTCCTCTG GAGTACGgtataacaaaaaaagaaaaacttacagTGGGATTAGGAATCTGTACTCCTTTGCTGAAGAAGATCCGTGCAGACTTGCATCGGAATATTGACCCTTCGGGTGATGAGACGGAGAGTGTGAATCGACTAAATCCACA GTATTCTCATGGTGTATCATCACCAGGGCGGCATGTGAGAACACGTCTCTATTTCACGAGTGAAAGTCATATTCATTCGTTACTGACTGTGCTGCGTTATGGGGGACTGTTGGAT GATGAAAAGGATGAACAATGGCATAGGGCAATGGAATATGTGAGTGCTGTTTCAGAACTGAACTACATAACACAAGTGGTAATAATGCTTTATGAAGACCCTACAAAG GATCCCTCTTCAGAAGAAAGATTTCATGTGGAGCTACATTTCAGTCCAGGTGTAGTATGCTGCGTACAGAAAAACCTTCCACCTGGACCAGGCTTTCGTCCCCAGTCGCGGAATGGTcctgttagtgttttatga